A part of Amycolatopsis lurida genomic DNA contains:
- the cobT gene encoding nicotinate-nucleotide--dimethylbenzimidazole phosphoribosyltransferase, whose protein sequence is MRIATLDAAAEAAARTRLDGLVKPLGSLGRLEDLAAWLSAAHGEVPPRPLDDVRVVVFAGDHGVSGMSAYPREVTAAMVRVFLAGKSGVGVLAKLAGATVRVCDIAVDWDAADVPAEVTAHKVRRGSGSIDVEDALAEGEARTAFEHGRAIADEEIDDGADLLVPGDMGIGNTTICAAVVASLLGLLPEDVVGTGTGIDEDGRVRKLAVVEAALIRAGAVKDPFTVLTALGSACLAATAGFLVQAAVRGVPVLLDGVFSGAAALVAREIAPGAEQWWLAGHRSTEPSQAYALKALDLEPILDLGLRLGEGSGAVQAVPTLRAARAILADMGLLADLA, encoded by the coding sequence ATGCGTATCGCCACCCTGGACGCCGCCGCCGAAGCCGCCGCGCGCACCAGGCTGGACGGTCTGGTCAAGCCGCTGGGCTCGCTCGGTCGGCTCGAAGACCTGGCCGCCTGGCTCAGCGCGGCGCACGGCGAGGTCCCGCCGCGGCCGCTCGACGACGTCCGCGTGGTCGTCTTCGCCGGGGATCACGGGGTTTCCGGGATGTCGGCGTATCCGCGCGAGGTCACCGCGGCGATGGTGCGGGTGTTCCTGGCAGGCAAGAGCGGCGTCGGCGTGCTGGCCAAGCTCGCCGGAGCGACGGTGCGGGTGTGCGACATCGCGGTGGACTGGGACGCGGCGGACGTGCCCGCCGAGGTCACCGCGCACAAGGTCCGGCGGGGTTCCGGTTCGATCGACGTCGAGGACGCGCTCGCCGAGGGCGAGGCGCGGACGGCGTTCGAGCACGGGCGGGCGATCGCGGACGAGGAGATCGACGACGGCGCGGATCTGCTCGTTCCCGGCGACATGGGGATCGGCAACACGACGATCTGCGCGGCCGTGGTCGCCTCGCTGCTCGGTCTTTTGCCGGAAGACGTCGTCGGTACGGGCACCGGGATCGACGAGGACGGGCGGGTACGGAAGCTCGCGGTCGTCGAGGCCGCGTTGATCAGGGCCGGTGCGGTGAAGGACCCCTTCACGGTGCTGACCGCGCTCGGCAGCGCTTGTCTCGCCGCGACGGCGGGTTTTCTCGTGCAGGCGGCGGTTCGCGGGGTGCCGGTGCTCCTCGACGGCGTGTTCTCCGGGGCCGCGGCGCTCGTCGCCCGCGAGATCGCGCCAGGCGCCGAGCAGTGGTGGCTGGCCGGGCACCGGTCGACCGAGCCGTCGCAGGCGTACGCGTTGAAGGCGCTCGACCTGGAGCCGATCCTCGACCTCGGGCTGCGGCTGGGCGAGGGCAGCGGCGCCGTGCAGGCGGTACCGACGCTGAGGGCGGCACGGGCGATCCTCGCGGACATGGGTCTGCTGGCGGATCTGGCTTGA
- a CDS encoding adenosylcobinamide-GDP ribazoletransferase, with amino-acid sequence MIADALKMAVGTLTTVRVPPPGVIDRRVAGGAMVLAPLAVVPLAAVASLIVFLGESAGLPAFASAALALGAVALGSRGLHLDGLADTADGLGASYDRARALEVMRRGDSGPTGIATLVLTLLVQTGALAGAISAGHGIAAAAAAVIAGRGVLSLCCTRGVPSARPEGLGATVAGSVPVWTAAAVFAVLAGAAALVLPWWQGLAAVALGYLAAAALLARCVQRLGGVTGDVLGGCVEVAVAGVLLALSF; translated from the coding sequence TTGATCGCCGACGCGCTGAAGATGGCCGTCGGCACCCTGACCACCGTCCGGGTGCCGCCGCCGGGAGTGATCGACCGGCGGGTGGCGGGCGGCGCGATGGTGCTCGCCCCGCTGGCCGTCGTGCCGCTCGCGGCCGTCGCCTCGCTGATCGTCTTCCTGGGTGAGTCGGCCGGTCTGCCCGCGTTCGCGTCGGCGGCGCTCGCGTTGGGCGCGGTGGCACTGGGCAGCCGCGGTCTTCATCTGGACGGGCTCGCCGACACGGCGGACGGGCTCGGTGCTTCGTACGACCGCGCGCGGGCGCTGGAGGTCATGCGGCGCGGGGATTCCGGGCCGACCGGGATCGCGACCCTGGTGCTGACGCTGCTCGTGCAGACCGGCGCGCTGGCCGGGGCGATCTCGGCCGGGCACGGGATCGCGGCCGCCGCGGCGGCGGTCATCGCCGGACGCGGGGTGCTCTCGCTGTGCTGTACGCGCGGCGTGCCCTCGGCACGGCCGGAAGGACTGGGCGCGACCGTCGCCGGTTCGGTGCCGGTGTGGACGGCCGCGGCGGTGTTCGCCGTGCTCGCGGGCGCGGCCGCGCTGGTACTCCCGTGGTGGCAAGGGCTCGCCGCGGTGGCACTGGGGTATCTGGCCGCGGCGGCGTTGCTGGCGCGGTGCGTTCAGCGGCTGGGCGGGGTCACCGGGGACGTGCTCGGTGGCTGCGTCGAGGTCGCCGTCGCGGGGGTATTGCTGGCTTTGTCGTTCTGA